Below is a genomic region from Rana temporaria chromosome 3, aRanTem1.1, whole genome shotgun sequence.
TTTTATTGGTGTTGGGACAATATCACATTGGACTTCATTTATCGTACAGTCTCTTGTTACTCACAGTTGGTTTATACTGAAATTGTTATGATATAGAGACATACATCATTCACTTATGAAGAATGTAAGCGCCACACTTTGTATGATTTATAattgcaaaagtttttttttttttgtacctaaaTGGACAGCTATATCTATAATTAAAAAAGGTGAAACTCCTGTGCTGTCTGTGAATAGCAAACGGGGAGGGAAGGTGAAAAGGACACTGCTGCAAACACTAGGAAGGTCTACCTTAATAGACAAAAAGTGATATATGAAACAAGTAaaagatgtctgcgctgtgaaacacAATATTAATTAATACTAAAAGAtgtgaaaagagggggaggggcacaAGTGACAATGAGCACATAAAGTATTGGGTGGTGTTACAATATGGTAGCAATATTTTGAACAATTACTCAATGGATATTGGAGATACACATATGTTCTAAAATAGAGAAGTCCAAGAAGCGTAAAAGAGCACAGTCTCAGAAGATCTGatatatctgatggataaaagtGAAGAAAGGCACTCAATGGAGGGAGACCCCGCAACCAACTCTGGTGAAAAAAGGCAAGCCGCACACCTTGAAAGTCTCCACACACACCTCtagtggtcccagcagctcaccttacGACAAGCAAATAAAGCCTGATAGGGAAACCCTTGATGTGAAGGTCTGGTCTTGATGGTATAGATTGCTCTTACGGTCCAGGACAGTACATGCAGATATAAGGAACATACAGTAGTATAGTGTAATACTGATAGGACCAAAGAGCCTTGCACATAACACACActgatgcactcacatgaactATAAAATATGAggcttatctccacgagcagcgagctcgtcagtgtcctgcttctcctctctctccaatTCTCATGTATGTCAGGCTAGGGATGCTAGACAGCTCGAGCGGCAGTGTAACAACCAATCAAGAGGGAAGGAGAGCACATCGCATAATCCAGTAAAAAACGGTcaggttttattaaaaacagcataaaaactcacatttcagtAGGTAATATTGGCATAATATCCACAAGTAGCGAACTCGTATTACGTCCATCGGATGCTAGCGGTTGTCCAGCGCTCCTGTTGGGATTGGAGCGCTGGACAACTGCTAGCATCCGACGGACGTAATACGAGTTCGCTACTCGTGGATATTATGCCAATATTACCTactgaaatgtgagtttttatgctgtttttaataaaacctgACCGTTTTTTACTGGATTATGCGATGTGCTCTCCTTCCCTCTTGTTTGGTTGTTACACTGCCGCTCGAGCTGTCTAGCATCCCTAGCCTGACATACATGAGAattggagagagaggagaggcaggacactgacgagctcgctgctcgtggagataagccTCATGTGTGTGTTATGTGCAAGGCTCTTTGGTCCTATCAGTATTATACTATCCTACTGTATGTTCCTTATATCTGCATGTACTGTCCTGGACCGTAAGAGCAATCTATACCATCAAGACCAGACCTTCACATCAAGGGTTTCCCTATCAGGCTTTATTTGCTTGTCataaggtgagctgctgggaccactaGAGGTGTGTGTGGAGACTTTCAAGGTGTGCGGCTTGCCTTTTTACCAGAGTTGGTTGCGGGGTCTCCCTCCATTGAGTGCCTTTCTTCACTTTCATCCATCAGATATATCAGATCTTCTGAGACTGTGCTTTTTTACGTTTCTTGGACTTCTCTATTTTAGAACATATGTGTATCTCCAATATCAATTGAGTAATTGTTCAAAATATTGCTACCATATTGTAACACCACCCAATACTTTATGTGCTCATTGTCACTtgtgcccctccccctcttttcacatttttttgtattaattaatattgtgtttcacagcgcagacatctttTACTTGTTTCATATATCTATAATtgtttcacattgttttccaaattTTCATGATTGTGGCACCGAACACTGGTTTTATTTGTTATAGCTTTTGGTTATATACAACCTTGTTTACCATTTCTTTAATATCTTTATTCCTCAAGCTGTATATTAATGGATTCACTAAAGGAGTAACAACCGTGTACAACAAGGATATTATCTTACTGGTGGTGTGTGATTGTCCTTCCTTTGGAATCATATATGTGGCATTTAGGGTTCCATAAAATATAAACACAACAATGAGATGGGAGCTACAAGTAGAAAAGGATTTCAGTCTTCCTGAAAAGGAGGATATCTTTAACAGAGTTACAACAATATAAGTATATGAAACCACTATCAGAAGGAAGGGTAATACCATCACAGGGACACACAACAAGGTGGCTTCCATTTGAACTTTGGATGTATCTGAACAAGAAAGTTCAAGAAGAGGATTAAAATCACAATAGAAATAGTCAATAACATTTTGTCCACAGAATTCTAGTTCACATAAGCCAAGTGTAATAATGAATGCTAAAGAACAACTCAACAGCCAGGATGCAAGAACTAGTTTAATGCAAAGTGATTGTTTCATAATGGAGGAATAATGCAGAGGAGAGCAGATGGCTAGATAGCGGTCATAGGACATCACTGTCAGATGGTAACACTCAAATGTTTCTATTGTAGAAtaacaaaaaaactgaaatatGCAACCAGAAAAAGATATGGAGGTCCTCTCATGTAGAACAATATTTAACATGTTAGGAGCAATATCTGTGGTCAGCATGATGTCAGATACAGAGAGTTGAGAGAGGAAGAAATACATGGGAGAATGAAGGGACTTGCTGTAATATACTAACATGATGATCAAAGAGTTTCCACACATTGTCACAATGTATATAATAAGGACCAAGGTGAAGAGCAGCAGATTATATACAGCATTGTTATTGaatcccaaaaaaaagaaagtggtGACATTACCTTTATGAGTGGTCTGTGTGATATAAGAAAACACATTATtaatgtaatatttatttattttagcagtaaaaaagaaaatgtaagttCATGTTGCAAATGAATAATAGTAAATAAGGGGCATCTGTGTTTTCTGTAAATACCCAACCACATTCAAAGAAAATGCTAAAagtaaataggatttttaattgCACATAACTGGTTGCTTAAAGTAAACACACCTTCATGTTATTTACTAAGCTTAGTGAACATTTCCTTTGCCAAGTGGAcagtttatattattttattaaatcttttaaaataataataaaaaaaaatggcatgcagATTTAGGGGAAGAGTTTGAAACACTATGTTTGAAACATTTTACAGATTTAATCTGGAAACTATGAGAAAATACAAGAATTCACATACATATACAGTTCACACAGTACATATATGATATGTAAAATACCTCAACCATCTACATTTAAAAGGGTATTTATTTCTATGACTTTAGTACTTGGAATTGCATACTCTTAAATGCCATGACATAAGACAAAAAATGATGCTAAGCTCAATGTACTAAGCTAAAGAATGTAATATGTGTCATAATTAATATTTTCATCAATAGAAGAATTATAGCTCAATTAATttatataacaaaataaaaaaaaaacacttactctATTCACTAATAATCCCTGATGGATATACAGATGGGTAAAAACTAACTGAAATATAAATAAACCaaccaaaatacatttatatattttttttaacattatgacAAAATAAAATGTCAAAATTTCAAATAAAGTTAATACTTATTATTACATAAATTGCATTTATAATAGTTTATTTTACCATTATACCTATTTAAGATTTAAAATAGCAAATATAAATGAGGTCATAAATGGAAACAAGTAGAAAAAGTGCAAGCGAGAAAATAATaagtattgtatatatatattgtaagtatAATGAGTATTGCTTGATAAGTCAAGCTGTTCAAATAAGAAACATCTTTTCACACAAGCATTTATATATTTCCTTGCTGTTTAAAGATTCCATTGAGAGTATTACAATCTCTTAGGGTTTATGCTTGTgaccttgatttaaaaaaaaataacatgttgttatcaatgtatttttttaatgaaatattgTAGTAAATAATTGCTTATAGatataattttaacattttaattgaAACCTTCCACTGCTTTCCTTTCTGTTTGATGTGCCAGTGTTCGGGTTTTCATTGCGATCTAGTTGTTTCAAAACACAACtcccagaattattattattttttggaaacagGCTGCAAAAAACACCTTCAGTCTGGAGCTATCACCCATAGTAATTATTTTTTGCCACACAGTGTCATTCAACCCAAAAGACCaaagtcgcgtacacacgatcggtcaaaccgatgagaactgtctgatggaccgtttttatcggaccaaaccaatcgcgtgtgggccccatcggttatttatccataggttaaaaaaaagcaatcttgttttaaatttaaccaatggatacctaaccgatagaacaaaaccgtttgtttgtaggcacgtccatcggttaaaaatccaggcatgctcagaatcaagtcgacgcatgcttagaagcattgaactttgtttttttcagcacgtcgttgtgttttacatcaccgcgttctgacacgatcgtttttttaaccgatggcgtgtaggcacgactgaccatcagtcagctttatcggttaaccgatgaaaacggtccatcagaccattctcctcggtttgaccgatcgtgtgtataaggaTATACATTAAATTAATAGTTAATAGATAATGTTGTtatcaatgtatttttttaatgaaatattgTAGTAAATAATTGCTTATAGATATAATTTTAACACTTTAATTGAAACCTTCCACTGCTTTCCTTTCTGTTTGATGTGCCAGTGTTCAGGTTTTCATTGCGATCTAGTTGTTTCAacccaatattattattttttttggaaaaaaacacctTCAGTCTGGAGCTATTGCCCATAGTAATTATTTTTTGCCACACAGTGtcattcaacccagaagactAAGGATATACATTAGACTATGCGTTACTTTACCCTGCACAACTGCGAGTAATGGCGAAAGATGAAACCAAATTTTTTGAGACTCCAAAGAGTGTGGAAAGGTGGCTTGAAGAAAACAAGAAAGACCTCTAAAACCATCTTTTTTCTTTGGGACATAAGCCAAGAGTAGAACAGGACTGGCTTTGAGAACCTCCTAATGtttttcaaattattattattattattattatttttaaatattattattttttttggtttgtacGAAATGTACAATGCACAAAATTTGCACAATTTAGTAGAAGCATAagagtaccttttttttttttttttcttcttgtttagCCACACggaaaaaaagcacaaaatgcACAGAATGTACAGTATAGATTTGTATATTAGAGCAGTAAGGCGAGAGTATGGAGGGTCTAAGAAAACTGCTGCTAATATAAAGTGGTGTGGGAGTTTAGGGGAAGAAGGAAATAATTAGAAAGTAGGAAGCGGGGGGAAAGAGAAATCACTAAATACTAATCTACAAATACAATCACAAACAGTAAGGTGGCGAGATATGAGTTATGCACGCATTAGATGGTATAGGAGTATCAATAGAGAAACACGACTAGTCAGATTTATTGTTTTTACGCACCACAGCAGAGGGACATCCTGTAAGTTTTTCTTCCTCTGTTGTTTTAGTAATTTTAAGAATAACTTGTTTTTGTAAGTCTCAATGAATAAGGTAACAAAGAAGGGAGTGCTACTTATGACATGGAATATCAGGGGCTTAGGGAATAGAGATAAAAGGAACGCAATGTTTAGATATTTTGATAGGCTGCAGCCTCAGATAATATGCTTACAGGAGACGCATCTGCGGCCTGACTCTATCCACCGGCTGAGTTCATGCAAGTATTCGAGGCAGTACCATTCCACATACTCTTCCTATTCTAGGGGGGTTAGTGTAATGGTGTCTGCAAACGTTTTGTTTGAATGTATTTAACAACAAGTGGACGAAGAGGGCAGATATGTTTTTCTGTTATGCAAACTCAATAAGTTAACTTGTATTATTGCTGCAATCTATATCCCCCCTCTGTTTTCTGCCGTACCCCTGAGAAGGTTGGCAC
It encodes:
- the LOC120930732 gene encoding olfactory receptor 493-like, encoding MVLEVFLVFFKPPFHTLWSLKKFGFIFRHYSQLCRTTHKGNVTTFFFLGFNNNAVYNLLLFTLVLIIYIVTMCGNSLIIMLVYYSKSLHSPMYFFLSQLSVSDIMLTTDIAPNMLNIVLHERTSISFSGCIFQFFCYSTIETFECYHLTVMSYDRYLAICSPLHYSSIMKQSLCIKLVLASWLLSCSLAFIITLGLCELEFCGQNVIDYFYCDFNPLLELSCSDTSKVQMEATLLCVPVMVLPFLLIVVSYTYIVVTLLKISSFSGRLKSFSTCSSHLIVVFIFYGTLNATYMIPKEGQSHTTSKIISLLYTVVTPLVNPLIYSLRNKDIKEMVNKVVYNQKL